The genomic stretch AATAGCCAGGGAACTCGGATTGCCATCAGAAGCAAAGAATATCATGAGCGGTGAACGTCTGGCCAAATTAAAAGAGAGTGAACTAAAAGAAATTGTACCAGAGATATCCATCTATGCTAGGGTGGCGCCGGAAGACAAATTAAAAATTGTCAGAGCCTGGCAAGACCGGGGCGAGGTGGTAGCAATGACCGGAGACGGCATCAATGATGCTCCGGCCCTAAAGAAAGCCGATATTGGCGTGGCGGTAAATTCCGGCACGGACGTCTCCAAAGAAACAGCCGACATCGTGCTTTTAGATAATAATTTTTTGACAATTGTTAAAGCAGTAAAAGAAGGACGAGTTATTTTTGATAATATTAAAAAAGTGATTTTATATTTTCTTTCTGATGGACTAGCCGAGGTGATAGCCGTTGGTGTCGGCATGCTTTTGGGCTGGCCGCTACCGCTTTTGGCTTCTCAAATTATCTGGATCAACCTGATTAATGATACTTTTCCCGGTATCGCTATGGCCAAAGAACCACCAGACGATCATATAATGAGCCAGCCACCAAAAAAGCCAGGAGACTCACTGATGCCTAGAAAAACTGCGATTTTGGCATTGATGATCAGTATAATGGCGGCTCTTGGGGCCTTATTTCTTTTTAATTTTTTCTATCGCCAGACTGGCGATATCGCCTTGGCCAGAACCGTGGCTTTCACTTTTTTGGCGATAAAAACCTTATTATATATTTTTAGCGCTAGAAATCTTTATACGCCAATATGGAAAACCAATCTATTTAATAATAAATATTTGATTTTAGCGCTGATAGCTGGCCTGACCATGCAGACGTTTGTTGTTTATAATAATTTTGCAAATAATATTTTTCAGACCACCCATATTGGTTTATTAGAGTGGCTGGTAGTCATCTTGGCTTGCGTTCTTTTGGTAGGAATGATAGAGTTGATAAAAATATTTTATTATAAAAAAGAAGAGGCAAAATGAAAAACAGAAATCTAATAATAATCGTATTTGGCACAGCCCTAGCATTGACTCTGGGCTTGTTTTTTCTCAGCCTTTGGTTGTTGGCCGACAGCAAATTTGTTCCGGCAGAAAAAACAATCATCAATACTCGGCCGCCAGCGATAATAAACAAGCTCGAGCCAGAGGGTGAACAAGTAAAAATAATAGTTGTGGGCGATATAATGCTCTCGCGTACGGTAGAACAAAAAATGATTGGGTATAAAGATTTTAATTATCCTTTTTTGAAAACAGCCAATTATCTAGAAAGGGCGGACTTGGCTTTTGGCAATCTAGAGACAGCTATCACGCCCGGGCGAATAATCCAGGCTGGTGAAATGGCTTTTCGTGCCGATCCCAAGGTGGCCGGAGTCTTGGCAAATAATAATTTTGGAATAGTCTCTTTGGCAAATAACCATTCGCCAAATTTTGCCCAAACTGGGCTCGAAGATACTTTTAAATATCTGGATGAAGAGGGAATAAAATATATCGGGGCTGGAAAAAACAAAGAAATGGCACTTGCCCCCCAATATACAGAAATAAAAGGAATAAAAATAGCTTGGCTGGCTAGAACCGAACAGCTGATGGTGCCAGACAATTACGAGGCTGGGGCAAGCCGGGCTGGAACGGCATTTTGGGATAAGGAAGAAATAAAAAAAGCAATAAAAGATGCCAAAAAACAAGCGGATTTGGTTTTTGTATCTATACATGCCGGTCAGGAGTATACAAATAAACCGACCGAGAAACAAAAACAATTTGCTAGAGCGGCGATAGAGGCTGGGGCAGAGATAATAATAGGCCACCATCCTCATGTGGTCCAATCAGCCGAAAAATATCAAAACAAATATATTTTTTATAGCTTGGGTAATTTTATTTTTGACCAGATGTGGTCAAGAGAAACCAGAGAGGGACTGATGCTGGGGCTAATGGTTGAAAAAGATGGGATAAAAAAAATAGAAGCTCTACCAATTTTGATAGAAGACTATAGCCAGCCAAGGGTTTTGGCTGGCGAACAAGGGGAGAGGATAATAAAAAGATTGGAGTTGGAATATACCAAAAATCAGGATGATTATAAGATAAAATAACAAAATTATGAAAGAAAAAATCTTATTCCATACCTGTTGTTCGCCGTGTGCCTGCCAGCCGATCGAGGAATTATTGGGGGGTGGTTTCGAGGTAACAATTTTTTATTACAACCCCAACATCCATCCGGAGCCAGAATACAAAGCTAGGTTCCAAGAGTTAAAAAAATATTTGCAAGAACTGCCAGTAATAAAAATTATTGGGGGCGAATATGAAATCGAACAGTGGTTCAAAAAAATAAAGGGGTTCGAAAGAGAGCCAGAACGAGGCAAGAGGTGTGATTTGTGTTATGAGCTGCGTCTAAAAAAAACTGCCGCAGAGGCAAAAAAAATGGGCTATGAATATTTTGGTTCTAGCCTATCAATAAGCCCCCATAAAAAAGCAGAAAAAATAAGCGAACTAGGCAATAAAATAGCCAAGGAATACGGGTTGAAATTTTTGGATAGGGACTGGAAAAAAATGGGTGGCTTTCAAAAAGCTTGCGAGCTTTCCAGGGAACACAATTTCTACCGCCAAAATTATTGCGGCTGTGTGTTTTCTAGAAGAAAGCACCAGTAACTCATAACTAGTGGTTGGTAAATAGTAAGATATTTTTATTCTTCATTGCTAGTCACGAGCTACTAATTACTGATTACCAATAATGCCTTGCGATTTCCCCGACTGTTGCTATAATATAATCATATTAATTCTCTTAACCTAAGCTACTATGACTCGTGAAAAATGGTTAGAAATATTAGAAAAAATAAAAAAACAGTTTGGGGTGGAGAGCGAATATAAGGAGCCCATAGGGGAAAACATCCCGGGCGAAAAATGGGTGGTGGAATTCAGGGCGTCAGCAATGGGCAAAATAAAAATGGAGTGGGTAGAAAAAGCCAGGCTCAAAGATGTTAAAACAATTTATTCCAATCGTATCGGCTCTAACACTAAAATAGAGAATGTCTATGATGAGGAAGAAAAAACAAACTATCTAAATGTTTTTAAGTGGAACGATAGAGACAATGACTGGGAAAAAATAAGTACTGAACTAATAAATTTATAAAAATTAATAAAAATAATATGTCAAAATCACAACTCTTTGTAAAATACCATTGGAACCAAATCATTGTGGTTTTTGTCTTGGCGGTAGCGGCCGTAACCCTAAATGTTGCCAATGATGAGGGCTGGTTGAAAAAGAAAACCGGGGGCGCCGTACTCGGGGAAACAGCGAGTAGTGGAGAACAAAAAAACGAAAAAGAAAATAATCAGGCGGTTATGGCTTATCAGGTCGCACTTAAAAAAGAACTGGGAGAATATTTGAGCCAAAGAGCTGGTCTGGAAAACGATCCAGAAAAATGGCTGCAATTGATAAATGATAGCCAGACAAAAATTTTGGGCCTCGGGGTGCCGAATGAATACAAAGACCTCCATCTAAAAGTAGTGACCAATCTGGATCTAGAAGAGGCCGGGGTAAGGGAAAATGATGGGGATAAAAAAGAATCAGCCAATGATGTCTGGGGTAAGATACTAAAACAATTCTTTTGGCTAAATAATTAATCATCTCTTGTGCCAATCTTTCTTGCTTATTTATACGGAATAATTACTTTTTTGGGGCTACAGGCGGGCATACTCAAACCCTCTCTTTTTTGGGTTTCATTATCTTTTGTCTTGTTACTAAATATATTGTTTGTTTGGCTTTCCAACCGATCAAAGCTGGATAAAAATTTTTTTAATTTTCTTATTTCTCCTTTTATTTTTTTGTTGTCCGGTTTTATTTTTTTGGGCTTCGCTGATAATAATATTATAAGACAGGCAGCGGTGATCTTTCTTTCGGTGGGAAGCGCCGCTTTTATAAAACAGCTGATTCTTTTAAACTTTCATAAATATCAATACAAAAACCACTCGCTTTCGACGGTTTCCAGAGTTTTGAATACCACGACTATTTTTTTCTGGTTTGGCGGAGTTTTTGATCTATATATATTTTTAAAAATTCCTTTTTGGATAATCTTCCCTATCACAATAGCAGTAGCCTATCTTTTGACTTACCAGTTTTTCATAATCAATAAAATAAAAATTATTGGCAGCCAATGGTTTATCCCGGTGATCGCCCTCTTGATAACAGAATTATTCTTGGTGGTCTTTTGGTTGCCACTCTTGTCGGCGGTAAAAGGACTTCTAGTGACCAGTTTTTATTACTTTTTTACGGGCATTGCTCAGCACTTTTTTCTGGCAACTTTGACAAAAAAAACCTACTGGCGCTATGGAACCATGGTTTTATTTATTTGCATTCTGACTCTTTTAACAGCGCGCTGGAATTAAATTAAAAATATATTTATGCTCAACAATTTTACGCACAAAAAAATAGGGAAAGAAAAATCTGGTGAGTTGCCAAAAAATGGCGCAGAAAAATTGCCAGAAATTTATAAAGCGGAAGCTGAGGAACAACTAGAAAAACCGCGCGGCGGCTATGGTATGATAGTTTTGGCTTGTTTTTTGGCGACAGCCTTTAGCTTGGCCGCAATTTTTGTTTATGATGGTTTTTTTAGAGAGCCGGTGGGTGGAGGCGTGGCCGGACAAAGAGTAATTGTTGATAAGCAGGAAAATATTACCGTGACTTTTGAAGAGAGGCTGGGATATTTAAACGAACAAGCATCACAGGTGGTGGTCAGTTTTTACAAAAAACCGACCGAGACTAGTGGTTATTTTTTTGAAACAGCCGAATCT from Candidatus Kuenenbacteria bacterium encodes the following:
- a CDS encoding epoxyqueuosine reductase QueH, whose translation is MKEKILFHTCCSPCACQPIEELLGGGFEVTIFYYNPNIHPEPEYKARFQELKKYLQELPVIKIIGGEYEIEQWFKKIKGFEREPERGKRCDLCYELRLKKTAAEAKKMGYEYFGSSLSISPHKKAEKISELGNKIAKEYGLKFLDRDWKKMGGFQKACELSREHNFYRQNYCGCVFSRRKHQ
- a CDS encoding CapA family protein; the protein is MKNRNLIIIVFGTALALTLGLFFLSLWLLADSKFVPAEKTIINTRPPAIINKLEPEGEQVKIIVVGDIMLSRTVEQKMIGYKDFNYPFLKTANYLERADLAFGNLETAITPGRIIQAGEMAFRADPKVAGVLANNNFGIVSLANNHSPNFAQTGLEDTFKYLDEEGIKYIGAGKNKEMALAPQYTEIKGIKIAWLARTEQLMVPDNYEAGASRAGTAFWDKEEIKKAIKDAKKQADLVFVSIHAGQEYTNKPTEKQKQFARAAIEAGAEIIIGHHPHVVQSAEKYQNKYIFYSLGNFIFDQMWSRETREGLMLGLMVEKDGIKKIEALPILIEDYSQPRVLAGEQGERIIKRLELEYTKNQDDYKIK